Proteins encoded together in one Columba livia isolate bColLiv1 breed racing homer chromosome 3, bColLiv1.pat.W.v2, whole genome shotgun sequence window:
- the KCNG3 gene encoding potassium voltage-gated channel subfamily G member 3 isoform X1 produces the protein MCAGGEACPRPAAPPPARLPAGTGGGERRRARSSPAPLCPRPCPRPGGAPRGRPLSGAEAAAAPASGIAGGGAQPPPRPVCCAAAGAPAAAPLPPLHPPRRQAGAASGASGAGAGAASAARAAPRVAALPTLPHLRPAQAMNFGRGPSVVLNVGGTRYSFSREVLKDFPLRRVSRLHGCLSEQDVLEVCDDYDRERNEYFFDRHSEAFGFIMLYVRHGHLRFVPHMCELSFYNEMIYWGLEGSHLDYCCQRRLDDRMSETCTYYSAEEPPGEAASGPEGNGRRPPGSEGGKWLERMRRTFEEPTSSVAAQVLATVSILFVIVSMVVLCASTLPEWRAPENRSMEEHSRYTAESVREPSGIIEAICIGWFTAECIVRFIVSKNKCEFVRRPLNIIDLLAITPYYISVLMTVFTGENSQLQRAGVTLRVLRMMRIFWVIKLARHFIGLQTLGLTLKRCYREMVMLLVFICVAMAIFSALSQLLENGLDLGTKNKDYASIPAACWWVIISMTTVGYGDMCPITVPGRILGGICVVSGIVLLALPITFIYHSFVQCYHELKFRSARYSRSLSAEFLN, from the exons ATGTGCGCGGGAGGAGAGGCATGTCCCCGCCCCGCCGCACCGCCTCCCGCCCGCCTGCCAGCCGGCACCGGCGGAGGGGAGCGGCGCCGGGCGcggagctccccagccccactATGCCCGCGGCCGTGCCCCCGCCCCGGCGGGGCCCCGCGGGGCCGCCCGCTCTCCGGCGCTGAGGCCGCGGCCGCACCTGCGAGCGGCATCGCCGGGGGGGGCGCGCAGCCTCCGCCGCGCCCCGTCTGCTGCGCGGCCGCTGGGGCGCCCGCAGCGGCGCCTCTCCCGCCTCTCCACCCGCCCCGTCGCCAAGCGGGAGCCGCCAGCGGTGCGAGCGGAGCCGGAGCCGGGGCAGCCTCCGCCGCCCGCGCTGCCCCCCGTGTCGCCGCCCTGCCCACCCTTCCCCACCTCCGTCCCGCCCAAGCCATGAACTTTGGCCGCGGCCCCTCGGTTGTGTTGAACGTCGGGGGCACCCGGTACTCCTTTTCCCGGGAGGTGCTGAAGGATTTTCCGCTGCGGCGGGTGAGCCGCTTGCACGGCTGCCTCTCGGAGCAGGACGTGCTGGAGGTGTGCGACGACTACGACCGGGAGCGGAACGAATACTTCTTCGACCGGCACTCGGAGGCTTTCGGCTTCATCATGCTGTACGTGCGGCACGGCCACCTGCGCTTCGTGCCGCACATGTGCGAGCTCTCCTTCTACAACGAGATGATCTACTGGGGGCTGGAGGGCTCCCACCTCGACTACTGCTGCCAGCGCCGCCTCGACGACCGCATGTCCGAGACGTGCACCTACTACTCGGCAGAGGAGCCGCCCGGGGAGGCGGCCAGCGGCCCCGAGGGCAACGGCCGGCGGCCGCCGGGATCCGAGGGCGGGAAGTGGCtggagaggatgaggaggactTTCGAGGAGCCCACGTCTTCCGTGGCCGCACAGGTGTTGGCCACTGTCTCCATCCTCTTTGTCATCGTGTCCATGGTGGTGCTGTGCGCCAGCACCCTGCCCGAGTGGCGGGCGCCGGAGAACCGCAGCATGGAGGAGCACAGCAGGTACACAGCAGAGTCAGTGAGGGAGCCCTCAGG GATAATTGAAGCTATCTGCATAGGCTGGTTCACTGCAGAATGCATTGTGAGGTTCATCGTCTCCAAAAACAAGTGTGAGTTTGTCAGAAGACCTCTCAACATCATTGATTTACTGGCAATTACTCCTTACTACATCTCTGTTCTCATGACAGTTTTCACAGGGGAAAATTCGCAGCTTCAGAGGGCTGGAGTCACCTTGAGGGTCTTAAGAATGATGAGGATTTTTTGGGTGATTAAACTGGCTCGTCATTTCATTGGCCTTCAAACTCTTGGTCTGACTCTGAAGCGTTGTTACAGAGAGATGGTGATGCTACTTGTCTTTATCTGTGTTGCTATGGCAATTTTCAGTGCACTCTCCCAGCTTCTTGAAAATGGGCTGGACTTGGGAACAAAGAATAAGGATTATGCCAGCATTCCTGCTGCTTGCTGGTGGGTGATCATCTCGATGACCACGGTTGGTTATGGTGACATGTGTCCCATCACTGTACCAGGAAGGATTCTTGGAGGAATTTGTGTGGTTAGTGGCATCGTTTTATTAGCCTTGCCGATCACTTTCATTTATCACAGCTTTGTGCAATGTTACCATGAGCTCAAGTTCCGATCCGCTAGGTACAGTAGAAGCCTTTCTGCCGAATTCTTAAACTGA
- the KCNG3 gene encoding potassium voltage-gated channel subfamily G member 3 isoform X2 — protein MCAGGEACPRPAAPPPARLPAGTGGGERRRARSSPAPLCPRPCPRPGGAPRGRPLSGAEAAAAPASGIAGGGAQPPPRPVCCAAAGAPAAAPLPPLHPPRRQAGAASGASGAGAGAASAARAAPRVAALPTLPHLRPAQAMNFGRGPSVVLNVGGTRYSFSREVLKDFPLRRVSRLHGCLSEQDVLEVCDDYDRERNEYFFDRHSEAFGFIMLYVRHGHLRFVPHMCELSFYNEMIYWGLEGSHLDYCCQRRLDDRMSETCTYYSAEEPPGEAASGPEGNGRRPPGSEGGKWLERMRRTFEEPTSSVAAQVLATVSILFVIVSMVVLCASTLPEWRAPENRSMEEHSRIIEAICIGWFTAECIVRFIVSKNKCEFVRRPLNIIDLLAITPYYISVLMTVFTGENSQLQRAGVTLRVLRMMRIFWVIKLARHFIGLQTLGLTLKRCYREMVMLLVFICVAMAIFSALSQLLENGLDLGTKNKDYASIPAACWWVIISMTTVGYGDMCPITVPGRILGGICVVSGIVLLALPITFIYHSFVQCYHELKFRSARYSRSLSAEFLN, from the exons ATGTGCGCGGGAGGAGAGGCATGTCCCCGCCCCGCCGCACCGCCTCCCGCCCGCCTGCCAGCCGGCACCGGCGGAGGGGAGCGGCGCCGGGCGcggagctccccagccccactATGCCCGCGGCCGTGCCCCCGCCCCGGCGGGGCCCCGCGGGGCCGCCCGCTCTCCGGCGCTGAGGCCGCGGCCGCACCTGCGAGCGGCATCGCCGGGGGGGGCGCGCAGCCTCCGCCGCGCCCCGTCTGCTGCGCGGCCGCTGGGGCGCCCGCAGCGGCGCCTCTCCCGCCTCTCCACCCGCCCCGTCGCCAAGCGGGAGCCGCCAGCGGTGCGAGCGGAGCCGGAGCCGGGGCAGCCTCCGCCGCCCGCGCTGCCCCCCGTGTCGCCGCCCTGCCCACCCTTCCCCACCTCCGTCCCGCCCAAGCCATGAACTTTGGCCGCGGCCCCTCGGTTGTGTTGAACGTCGGGGGCACCCGGTACTCCTTTTCCCGGGAGGTGCTGAAGGATTTTCCGCTGCGGCGGGTGAGCCGCTTGCACGGCTGCCTCTCGGAGCAGGACGTGCTGGAGGTGTGCGACGACTACGACCGGGAGCGGAACGAATACTTCTTCGACCGGCACTCGGAGGCTTTCGGCTTCATCATGCTGTACGTGCGGCACGGCCACCTGCGCTTCGTGCCGCACATGTGCGAGCTCTCCTTCTACAACGAGATGATCTACTGGGGGCTGGAGGGCTCCCACCTCGACTACTGCTGCCAGCGCCGCCTCGACGACCGCATGTCCGAGACGTGCACCTACTACTCGGCAGAGGAGCCGCCCGGGGAGGCGGCCAGCGGCCCCGAGGGCAACGGCCGGCGGCCGCCGGGATCCGAGGGCGGGAAGTGGCtggagaggatgaggaggactTTCGAGGAGCCCACGTCTTCCGTGGCCGCACAGGTGTTGGCCACTGTCTCCATCCTCTTTGTCATCGTGTCCATGGTGGTGCTGTGCGCCAGCACCCTGCCCGAGTGGCGGGCGCCGGAGAACCGCAGCATGGAGGAGCACAGCAG GATAATTGAAGCTATCTGCATAGGCTGGTTCACTGCAGAATGCATTGTGAGGTTCATCGTCTCCAAAAACAAGTGTGAGTTTGTCAGAAGACCTCTCAACATCATTGATTTACTGGCAATTACTCCTTACTACATCTCTGTTCTCATGACAGTTTTCACAGGGGAAAATTCGCAGCTTCAGAGGGCTGGAGTCACCTTGAGGGTCTTAAGAATGATGAGGATTTTTTGGGTGATTAAACTGGCTCGTCATTTCATTGGCCTTCAAACTCTTGGTCTGACTCTGAAGCGTTGTTACAGAGAGATGGTGATGCTACTTGTCTTTATCTGTGTTGCTATGGCAATTTTCAGTGCACTCTCCCAGCTTCTTGAAAATGGGCTGGACTTGGGAACAAAGAATAAGGATTATGCCAGCATTCCTGCTGCTTGCTGGTGGGTGATCATCTCGATGACCACGGTTGGTTATGGTGACATGTGTCCCATCACTGTACCAGGAAGGATTCTTGGAGGAATTTGTGTGGTTAGTGGCATCGTTTTATTAGCCTTGCCGATCACTTTCATTTATCACAGCTTTGTGCAATGTTACCATGAGCTCAAGTTCCGATCCGCTAGGTACAGTAGAAGCCTTTCTGCCGAATTCTTAAACTGA